In one Siniperca chuatsi isolate FFG_IHB_CAS linkage group LG14, ASM2008510v1, whole genome shotgun sequence genomic region, the following are encoded:
- the hpda gene encoding 4-hydroxyphenylpyruvate dioxygenase, giving the protein MPTGRTLVLIFLFSELWSVYNHSMTSYTDKGEKPTRGKFVRFHHLTFWVGNAKQAATFYCDKMGFEPLAYKGLETGSREVVSHVIRQDKIMFVFESPLNPGNEEMGEHLMKHGDGVKDIAFQVEDCDFLVKTAKERGAVIVKEPWVEQDSHGRVKYAVVQTYGDTTHTLIEYLSPYKGLFLPGYKEPLFRDPLLAKLPPGGLSFIDHVVGNQPDDEMVPVSDWYQKCLMFHRFWSIDDKQIHTQYSALRSIVVTNYEETIKMPINEPATGKKKSQIQEYVDYNGGPGVQHIALNTSNIIQAIVNLRARGMEFLSAPDAYYDTLRQNLKTAKIKVKEDLNRLQELKILVDFDDKGYLLQIFTKPVQDRPTLFLEVIQRSNHFGFGAGNFKSLFEAIEKDQDARGNLTVLTPEGQAKAFY; this is encoded by the exons ATGCCGACGGGCCGCACATTAGTTTTgatctttctcttctctgaatTGTGGTCCGTCTACAATCACAGCATG aCAAGCTACACAGACAAAGGGGAGAAG CCCACAAGGGGAAAGTTTGTCAGGTTTCATCATCTCACCTTCTGGGTCGGCAATGCCAAACAG GCAGCCACCTTCTACTGTGATAAGATGGGCTTCGAGCCTTTGGCCTATAAGGGTTTGGagactggcagcagagaggtGGTGTCTCATGTCATCAGACAGGATAAG ataatgtttgtgtttgaatctCCGCTGAATCCTGGAAATGAGG AAATGGGAGAACACTTGATGAAGCATGGAGACGGAGTCAAAGACATCGCTTTCCAAGTGGAGGACTGTGACTTCTTAGTCAAG ACAGCTAAAGAGCGAGGAGCTGTAATCGTCAAGGAACCCTGGGTGGAGCAGGACAGCCACGGGAGAGTCAAGTATGCTGTGGTTCAAACG tatggagatacaacacacacactcatcgaGTACCTCAGCCCCTACAAAGGCCTTTTCCTGCCAGGCTACAAAGAGCCTCTGTTTAGGGATCCTCTGTTAGCCAAACT TCCACCAGGAGGTTTGAGCTTCATCGATCACGTTGTGGGAAACCAGCCAGATGACGAAATGGTGCCAGTTTCAGACTG GTATCAGAAGTGTTTGATGTTCCATCGGTTCTGGTCAATAGACGACAAGCAGATCCACACGCAGTACAGTGCGCTGAGGTCCATAGTGGTGACGAACTATGAAGAGACCATCAAGATGCCCATCAATGAACCTGCAACGGGGAAAAAGAAGTCACAAATCCAG GAATATGTGGACTATAACGGGGGACCAGGTGTTCAGCACATTGCTCTCAACACGTCAAACATTATTCAAGCC ATAGTGAACCTGCGCGCCCGAGGAATGGAGTTCCTCTCAGCACCTGACGCCTACTATGACACCCTGCGGCAGAATCTCAAAACCGCCAAGATCAAGGTGAAGGAGGACCTCAACCGTTTACAG gaATTGAAAATCTTAGTTGATTTTGATGACAAGGGCTACCTCCTTCAAATCTTCACCAAACCTGTGCAGGACAGACCAACCCTTTTCTTAGAGGTCATTCAGCGGAGCAACCACTTT GGCTTTGGGGCAGGAAACTTCAAGTCTCTCTTTGAGGCCATTGAGAAGGACCAGGACGCCAGGGGCAACCTCACTGTGCTGACACCCGAAGGGCAGGCCAAAGCCTTCTACTGA